Proteins co-encoded in one Pleurodeles waltl isolate 20211129_DDA chromosome 2_2, aPleWal1.hap1.20221129, whole genome shotgun sequence genomic window:
- the LOC138278728 gene encoding histone H2A.J-like has product MVEASLSLYGCFPEAGVLLFVGCVWEFLLLLDIPGQWKQGGKTYTKAKTHSSCAGLQFCVGCVHRLLRKRSYDEWVGTSDLVYMTAEILELACNTARDNKKMCIIPRHLQFAIRNDEELKKLLCRATIAEGGVLPNIQAVLLPKKKESRKARGKDAICKPSAI; this is encoded by the exons ATGGTCGAAGCGAGTTTA TCTTTATATGGCTGCTTTCCAGAGGCAGGAGTATTACTTTTTGTTGGTTGTGTATGGGAGTTTCTGCTGCTGCTTGATATTCCTGGACAATGGAAGCAAGGAGGGAAGACATATACTAAGGCCAAAACCCACTCTTCCTGTGCTGGTCTGCAGTTTTGTGTGGGCTGTGTGCACAGGCTGCTCCGTAAGAGAAGCTACGACGAGTGGGTGGGCACCAGTGATCTGGTTTATATGACTGCTGAGATCCTTGAGCTGGCTTGCAACACGGCCCGGGACAACAAGAAGATGTGCATCATCCCCAGGCACCTACAGTTTGCTATTCGCAATGACGAGGAGCTCAAAAAGCTGCTGTGCAGAGCCACCATTGCTGAGGGAGGAGTTCTGCCTAATAtccaggcagtgctgctgcccaAGAAAAAGGAGAGCCGCAAGGCCAGGGGCAAA